The Triticum urartu cultivar G1812 chromosome 6, Tu2.1, whole genome shotgun sequence genome includes the window TCATAAAACAGATTAATGCAAGAGTTATCTTCATGAAGCTCAATTACAAACCTTTTCGACAAATTAAATCTTTAATGCTTCTATAATAGCTATGTATTCTGTTTTAGTGGTAGATTAGGTAACTACTTGCTGCAGCCCTGCTTTCCAACTCATGACATAACCACTAATAGTGAACGCATAACCTGTGAGGGGCCTCTTCTTATCCAAATTGCAGGAAGCAAAATCCGAATCCACATAGCCAACTAGTCCCTCACCATTCTTGCCGAATTTCAAACAAGCATTGAGAGTGCCATGAAGGTACCTGAAAATCCACTAAACAACCTTCCAATGTTCTTTGGCAGGGTTGCCATGTATCTACTCACCAAATTCATTGCAGATGACAAATCAGGAAAAGAATACACCATGGCATACATTAAAGAACCGACAACTCTAGAATATGGAACTCTTGGCGTATACTCAACATCTTCATCCGTACTAGGACATTGAGAAGATGAAAATTTGAATGAGGAGCAATAGGAGTGCTTACTGCCAGCTAGAAGGAACTAGTTTTGTTGCTCCACAATAGGGGGTGAGTGTTTCACAACATCCTTATCATGAATCTATGTATCTGGAGCGTCATTATCATTAATCCAGGCATCTGCAGAAGCATCATCATTTCAACAATTACATTTTCATGCCCGTCGTAATTTATCTGTGTTGGGTAACCAATATGTTGGCTATACCCAACAAAGAAAACAAGGCTCACGGCCGGGGTGCCTCGGGCCTGGCGCCGATTCTACTCGGCATTGATGGTGTAAGCCAAGTATGTTTTGTTTACTGAGTAGCTTTTAGCAGGCTCTTAAGCTCGGCATGTCCGCACCCTGTCCTACTCTTTGCCATGAACAACACTCGACATACAGAGTGTTTGCCGAGAGTCCACAGTTTCGCACTCGTTGTAGATGAAAGCACTTGGCGTAGATGTTTATTCCAGCAGTGACCCTTTGATCCCAATCATGGAACATACTATGCATCTGATCGAGTTCATCATGGATTTATTTATTGTCGGATCAGCCCCACTTCATTCTATGCCTCCTGTACAGTTTCACTTGGCCCCATGTACAGTTTCACCACCGAGCCTCAAATTAAACCATTTCACATGGCCAGACCTNNNNNNNNNNNNNNNNNNNNNNNNNNNNNNNNNNNNNNNNNNNNNNNNNNNNNNNNNNNNNNNNNNNNNNNNNNNNNNNNNNNNNNNNNNNNNNNNNNNNNNNNNNNNNNNNNNNNNNNNNNNNNNNNNNNNNNNGNNNNNNNNNNNNNNNNNNNNNNNNNNNNNNNNNNNNNNNNNNNNNNNNNNNNNNNNNNNNNNNNNNNNNNNNNNNNNNNNNNNNNNNNNNNNNNNNNNNNNNNNNNNNNNNNNNNNNNNNNNNNNNNNNNNNNNNNNNNNNNNNNNNNNNNNNNNNNNNNNNNNNNNNNNNNNNNNNNNNNNNNNNNNNNNNNNNNNNNNNNNNNNNNNNNNNNNNNNNNNNNNNNNNNNNNNNNNNNNNNNNNNNNNNNNNNNNNNNNNNNNNNNNNNNNNNNNNNNNNNNNNNNNNNNNNNNNNNNNNNNNNNNNNNNNNNNNNNNNNNNNNNNNNNNNNNNNNNNNNNNNNNNNNNNNNNNNNNNNNNNNNNNNNNNNNNNNNNNNNNNNNNNNNNNNNNNNNNNNNNNNNNNNNNNNNNNNNNNNNNNNNNNNNNNNNNNNNNNNNNNNNNNNNNNNNNNNNNNNNNNNNNNNNNNNNNNNNNNNNNNNNNNNNNNNNNNNNNNNNNNNNNNNNNNNNNNNNNNNNNNNNNNNNNNNNNNNNNNNNNNNNNNNNNNNNNNNNNNNNNNNNNNNNNNNNNNNNNNNNNNNNNNNNNNNNNNNNNNNNNNNNNNNNNNNNNNNNNNNNNNNNNNNNNNNNNNNNNNNNNNNNNNNNNNNNNNNNNNNNNNNNNNNNNNNNNNNNNNNNNNNNNNNNNNNNNNNNNNNNNNNNNNNNNNNNNNNNNNNNNNNNNNNNNNNNNNNNNNNNNNNNNNNNNNNNNNNNNNNNNNNNNNNNNNNNNNNNNNNNNNNNNNNNNNNNNNNNNNNNNNNNNNNNNNNNNNNNNNNNNNNNNNNNNNNNNNNNNNNNNNNNNNNNNNNNNNNNNNNNNNNNNNNNNNNNNNNNNNNNNNNNNNNNNNNNNNNNNNNNNNNNNNNNNNNNNNNNNNNNNNNNNNNNNNNNNNNNNNNNNNNNNNNNNNNNNNNNNNNNNNNNNNNNNNNNNNNNNNNNNNNNNNNNNNNNNNNNNNNNtcccccccccccccccccccccccccagcccaaACGAAAATTTCTTTTCATCACGTACCCTCATCGAACGAATGACCATGATAGCAGGCACTGCTCAAAAAAAAAAACCCGCTGTTGTGAGCATTTAAACGACTTAACTCAAATTTGACAGAGATGGCATATGAATTACACAGCATCACCATGCATCGAATGCTCTTCCTTCCCAACAATTCCATATCCATACCAGAACAGTACATCAATAATTGTGAAACAGGAATCATTCCATTCATCATGGTATTCAAACCCAGCAACACTGCAGATCTTACATCGACACACCTAAACGATAAGGATGTTACCATCTGTATATGTACAACCAAAGAACAAGACCAGCAGGCCATTCCTGGTCTCACTCCTCCTATGGTATCTAACCTTTCGACACTGTTCTTGTGTCACTGTTACATTGTATTCATGCCCCAACATATACACAAACATGGAGGTAGCATTCGGGGTTCTTCAGGTTGTTGGCCACCCAAAGGAATGGTATGTCCATGTCGAGCTCGATGCCTTGCACCCTCACCAGCTTCAGTTTGGTCTTCTTGGCCACATCTGTCTCTTGCAGACTCGCCGAAGCTGGTTTCTCGTCATGAGGAGTGCCTGGACTGGTACCTGAATCGTCGGGTTCTGAGTCTGGTGTCGTCGCCCCAGGTTCAGGATCAGCAGCTCTAGCCGTAAGCTTCGAGCTGAAGAACTCTGGTAGCAATGTCTCCAAGGCATGTTCCAAGGCAATGTAGCTTCTACCTGCAGAACAGAGCAAAGTGAACTATATGTCAAGAAGAAATACTGTTATCGCAACACCATAACCACCGTGAAACAAAGGGTGTGAGTGGAAGGCAGTTGTAAACATGTAGTTGCACAGTTTCAGGGGTCAACTCTGATTACAGTCACACTTGTTTCTCGTTAAAGAGGAAATCTTAAACCCTTTACCCTGGCTTTCTCGAAAGATGTCGCAGAGCAGAAAGTAAAATACAGTAGTAGCATAGGTAGATAAATATCCTCTCAAAATAAATGGATAAACAGAAGTTGCACCAATTTTCCAATGGAAGAAATGTACATGTGCATGCTTCTCAGTTTGGGGATAATCTCCAGACAACGGTAATTCAAAATATTTAACATTTTTCTGAAAAGCACTATTACATGGTTGGTGATTACAACAAGCAAAATCCTTCCTCAATCCATACTGGCATTCAAATGATAACATAAATATTGGCAGCAGAGCTACGTACCTCCCTCCTTCCGGATCTCGAATGGCCGATTTATATAGGATACACTTTCCCAGTCACTGACGGGCTTCGCATCTTCTAAATCCTCAAGGTCTTGTTGAACTCTGCGCACGTATAATCGAACAGGTACCCTGCCTAACAAGGTATTAATGGAATAGATCTATCAGAGCAGATGGTGATTTCTTAATGTGACACAAATCCATTTTTATCATAGACGTATCTTAATGTCATACAACTCCAATAATGTATAGGTCCATTATTGTATAACTTGAAAGTGTATGTGAAGTTTTACGAATGTCAAAAGCATGCATCAATTAACTAATATAAAAAATGTgcgaacaaaaataaaataaaataaatttggTTTGAAACGTTCAATTAATACAAAAGTAGAGAGTTCAATGACAGAAGAGCATACATGGTTTGACAGATCCAGGAGATTCAGGCTCATCAGAACCTTGTCGAGGCTCTAACGAGGAAGTCCGTACTAAGAAATCCTCTTCAAACGGTCCAAGCTTAAGCTTGGTAGAGATATTCATATAACTATCCAAGTCACCTATAATAAGTAATAACAAAGTAACACGCTGTAGTCAAAGCACGAAAGTTACAAGCATTGAGAGACTGCATCGTCCATAAATGGTAGAAACTAGGTATACTTCATACAGAAAGGTTGTTTCTGGGGAGCATACCTTTCCTCACTGATTCCCACATAGCAAGTTGATCAGCCTGGGACATATTCATCACATTCTTGCTGTTTCCAGTTATGATGAAGGCAGCCTGAAAAAGAGAAATTATTACACTATTGTTTGAGACTGGAAGAAAGAGTTGCCGGATAACACTAGTTCTCAAAATGAACCTCTTTCAGGGAATTGTTGTAGTTCCACTTTACACTATCTTCACCTTCACATGGCGATAATATATCTGCAGGATACCCCCTAAAATGAACCTACAAATTTTATGCATAAGTTGTGTGCATACGGCGAACAACTGGAGCAAGTAACTGGGAAAACCACATATAGAAACAGAATAGCAGATTCATGCAAATGACTCATGTtttcagaaagaataactttcaAAATATACAATAAAAGATGTACCTGTAAGAGTAGATGGTTATAAACTTGGTTTCTACTATTCGTATACTGATGGATGGCTGATTGCAATTAAGAAAGGATTACATAATGTGTGGCATGCACATGAATATTTTTGCACTCTAATTGGTAATTTATTGAACTTAATTGCTGAGTTAAGTAACTAACTAGATCCTGAGAACATTATGGCATCAATATCTAACAGTATTTCCAGCAAACTTAAATGTTAAGAGAAAATGCACATGGTTAATCAAAAGGTTTCTACTAATCCAGCGTCCCATTAAGGCATAAATGAACCTTCAACACCAAAAATTCGCCTTGCAAATTAAACAAATCATAAAAGAAAACGTGTCTAAAGAAAAGTGCTAGAGGACTCATAGTCTAACCGTTAGATTCCATGGCCTTTCTGGATCTGCACAGAGAAGGTCGAAAAGAACACCAATGGGTATATACCTAACAATGTGAACATAAAAAGGGCTGTCAGCAAATAAAAGCGGCAGCAATAACATGGGTTCTCAAGATTAAATAAGGTGATAGACCATCAATATTAATATTAGTAGGAGATAACATATGTTACCATTTCAGTGGCAGCCCTTTATACTCAAACCAAACAGTATCAACACCCGGTGGGAGTGAGCTGCTGAAATGAGCCTTTATAGTCGACACCAACAATGGAAAATACCCAATTCTTGGCCCTAAAGTCTGTTGCAGACAAAATAAAGGTTAATAAACGAAACAGATACTCCTGTGGAAAGGAAGATAAGCGCTTTGGCAGTAATGATCTCACATGGCTATCAGCTTGGACTGCGAGCTAAAACAGATATAAGATATGATCTCTTAGCAACAAATCTCTCACCACATTTTTAGGAATATCTAGTTAATAGAGATGAGATTATGAGACAACCCATTGTACACCATTTTTCAGGCTGATAGATAGCAATGTGAAAGAGGAACACAGGAATTTCATACAGTAGCAAGTGAGATTTGTAAATGTTTTATCTCTTTTTTCCAGCACATCAAACATATGAAGAGCATGCCTGCAGCAAACTCAGCTAATTACCTAAACAGGATGTGGAGCATACTAGAAAAGACTCTGTAAGCAGAATCAACTCCATGTTCATATGCAAGAAAAAAGTACCAAACTTTGGTGAGGGTTTGCCTTGAAATACAGGCTTTTGGAGCACACGGGCAGGCCAAAAGACCTCAAAATCTTCAGCTAAGGGTCTAAAATTCCGAGGAGAGCAAGCAATCTGGACTATAACCTATCAGCAACCGTGATCCTGGAATCCAAGAACGCAGTGCCGAGATTTGGGATTTCGGACGGCGGTGGGGGGTGGCGTCTTACCAGGAAGGGCGGGGGCGGTGGGAGCGCGGTGACGTCGGCGTCGTGGAGGTGGACCTGGAGCGGCACGGCGCCGCCCCAGACCAGCCGCGCCGCCTCCTCCGACCACGCCGCTGCCTCCTGGCCCCGCGGCGCCGCCGCCATTGCTCGCGCCGGCGGAGGACGACGTATCGGTCCCGCGCGCGGTAGACCCGgccgagctcgccgccg containing:
- the LOC125515605 gene encoding autophagy protein 5-like; this encodes MAAAPRGQEAAAWSEEAARLVWGGAVPLQVHLHDADVTALPPPPPFLTLGPRIGYFPLLVSTIKAHFSSSLPPGVDTVWFEYKGLPLKWYIPIGVLFDLLCADPERPWNLTVHFRGYPADILSPCEGEDSVKWNYNNSLKEAAFIITGNSKNVMNMSQADQLAMWESVRKGDLDSYMNISTKLKLGPFEEDFLVRTSSLEPRQGSDEPESPGSVKPCRVPVRLYVRRVQQDLEDLEDAKPVSDWESVSYINRPFEIRKEGGRSYIALEHALETLLPEFFSSKLTARAADPEPGATTPDSEPDDSGTSPGTPHDEKPASASLQETDVAKKTKLKLVRVQGIELDMDIPFLWVANNLKNPECYLHVCVYVGA